In a single window of the Prinia subflava isolate CZ2003 ecotype Zambia chromosome 3, Cam_Psub_1.2, whole genome shotgun sequence genome:
- the SLITRK5 gene encoding SLIT and NTRK-like protein 5, giving the protein MYACCSTVTLEQDLNKKMHIWMLQTIAFALTSLVLSWAESIEYYGEICDNACPCEEKDSILTVSCENRGIISLFEISPPRFPVYHLLLSGNLLNRLYPNQFVNYTGASILHLGSNDIQDIETGAFHGLRGLRRLHLNNNKLELLRDDTFLGLESLEYLQVDYNYISVIEPNAFSKLHLLQVLILNDNLLSSLPNNLFRFVPLTHLDLRGNRLKLLPYVGLLQHMDKVVELQLEENPWNCSCELIALKDWLDSISYSALVGDVVCETPFRLHGRDLDEVSKQELCPRRLISDYEMRPQTPLSTTGYFHTTPASVNSVATSSSAVYKSPLKPPKGTRQPNKTRVRPTSRLPSKDLGYSNYGPSIAYQTKSPVPLECPTACTCNLQISDLGLNVNCQERKIESISELQPKPYNPKKMYLTENYIALVRRADFVDATGLDLLHLGNNRISVIQDRAFGDLTNLRRLYLNGNRIERLSPELFYGLQSLQYLFLQYNVIREIEAGTFESVPNLQLLFLNNNLLRSLPGNIFSGLSLYRLSLRSNHFSYLPVSGVLDQLKSLLQIDLHENPWDCTCDVVGMKLWLEQLNTGVLVDQVICESPKKFAQSDMRAVRAELLCPDYSDIVVSTPTPSPGQLPARTTPSSSTVRLNGTAAAGGSAPAGGAGGGSSSVPLSVLILSLLLVFIMSVFVAAGLFVLVMKRRKKGQGDHASANNSDVSSFNMQYSVYSGGGHHHHPHLQQHPPHRGGGGGGGGAALPKVKTPAGHVYEYIPHPLGHMCKNPIYRSREGNSGEDYKDLHELKVTYSSHPLPPGGGAPPPPPPPAPGGEDAPARSPAYSVSTIEPREELLSPVQDADRFYRGILEPDKHSPSTLGTPGSTLPDYPKLPAAYTYSPNYDLRRAHQYLHPGPGDARLRETVLYSPPSTVYVEPNRNEYLELKAKLNTEPDYLEVLEKQTTFSQF; this is encoded by the coding sequence atgtatgcTTGCTGCTCTACAGTAACTTTGGAACAGGACCTCAACAAAAAAATGCATATCTGGATGCTGCAGACGATCGCATTTGCTTTAACATCACTAGTCCTTTCCTGGGCAGAAAGCATCGAGTATTATGGGGAAATCTGTGATAATGCGTGTCCTTGTGAGGAAAAGGACAGCATCTTAACAGTGAGCTGTGAAAACAGAGGGATCATCAGCCTTTTTGAGATCAGTCCACCAAGGTTCCCTGTTTACCACCTCTTGTTGTCTGGGAACCTTTTGAACAGGCTGTACCCAAACCAGTTTGTCAACTACACGGGGGCTTCGATTTTGCATCTGGGGAGCAATGACATACAAGACATCGAAACTGGGGCCTTTCATGGTCTGAGAGGTTTAAGGAGGCTGCACTTGAACAATAACAAGTTGGAACTTTTACGGGATGACACTTTCCTTGGGCTAGAGAGTTTGGAATACCTACAGGTCGATTATAATTATATTAGCGTCATTGAACCCAATGCCTTCAGCAAACTGCATTTGTTGCAGGTGCTGATTCTCAATGATAACCTCCTCTCCAGTTTGCCCAACAACCTTTTCCGTTTTGTGCCCTTAACTCACCTGGACCTGAGGGGTAACCGGCTGAAGCTGCTGCCCTATGTGGGCCTCCTGCAGCACATGGATAAAgtggtggagctgcagctggaggaaaacCCCTGGAATTGCTCTTGTGAGTTGATTGCTCTAAAGGATTGGCTGGACAGCATCTCATACTCTGctctggtgggagatgtggttTGCGAGACCCCTTTCCGCTTACATGGTCGAGACTTGGATGAAGTCTCTAAGCAGGAGCTTTGCCCCAGGAGGCTCATCTCGGATTATGAAATGAGACCTCAGACACCACTGAGCACTACAGGGTATTTCCACACCACCCCGGCCTCAGTCAACTCCGTGGCCACTTCCTCTTCAGCTGTTTACAAATCTCCCTTGAAGCCCCCTAAAGGAACCCGCCAACCCAACAAGACAAGGGTGCGCCCCACCTCCCGCCTGCCCTCAAAAGACCTGGGATACAGCAACTATGGCCCCAGCATTGCCTACCAGACCAAATCCCCGGTGCCTTTGGAGTGCCCCACTGCCTGCACTTGCAACTTGCAGATTTCTGACCTGGGCCTCAACGTCAATTGTCAGGAGAGGAAGATCGAGAGCATTTCTGAACTTCAGCCCAAACCCTATAATCCTAAGAAGATGTATTTGACGGAAAACTATATTGCGCTGGTACGCAGGGCAGATTTTGTGGATGCCACTGGGCTGGATTTGCTGCATCTGGGCAATAATCGGATCTCGGTCATTCAGGACCGGGCTTTTGGGGATTTAACTAATTTGCGAAGGCTGTACCTGAATGGGAACCGGATCGAGCGGCTGAGCCCGGAGCTGTTCTATGGGCTGCAAAGCCTGCAGTACCTCTTCCTGCAGTACAACGTCATCCGGGAGATAGAGGCAGGCACTTTTGAATCTGTCCCCAACCTTCAGCTCTTGTTTTTGAACAACAATCTGCTGAGGTCTTTGCCAGGGAACATTTTTTCTGGTCTGTCTCTCTACAGGCTGAGCCTGCGGAGCAACCACTTCTCCTACCTGCCAGTGAGCGGGGTGCTGGACCAGCTGAAATCCTTGCTGCAGATCGACCTGCACGAGAACCCCTGGGACTGCACCTGCGACGTGGTGGGCATGAAGCTGTGGCTGGAACAGCTCAACACCGGCGTCCTGGTGGACCAGGTTATCTGCGAGTCCCCTAAGAAGTTTGCCCAGAGCGACATGCGGGCCGTCCGGGCGGAGCTGCTGTGCCCCGACTACTCGGACATCGTCGTCTCCACGCCCACGCCGTCCCCGGGCCAGCTGCCGGCCAGGAccaccccctcctcctccaccgTGCGCCTCAATGGcacggcggcggcgggcggctcCGCGCCCGCGGGCGGCGCCGGCGGCGGCAGCTCCTCGGTGCCGCTCTCGGTGCTGatcctcagcctgctgctcgTCTTCATCATGTCCGTCTTCGTGGCGGCGGGGCTTTTCGTCCTGGTGATGAAGCGGCGCAAGAAGGGCCAGGGCGACCACGCCAGCGCCAACAACTCCGACGTGAGCTCCTTCAACATGCAGTACAGCGTGTACAGCGGCGGcggccaccaccaccacccccacctccagcagcacccgCCTcaccgcggcggcggcggtggcggcgggggcgcggcgcTGCCCAAGGTGAAGACCCCCGCCGGCCACGTCTACGAGTACATCCCGCACCCCCTGGGCCACATGTGCAAAAACCCGATCTACCGCTCCCGGGAAGGCAACTCGGGCGAGGATTACAAAGACCTTCACGAGCTCAAGGTCACCTACAGcagccaccccctgccaccCGGGGGGGgcgcgccgccgcccccgccgccgccggcgccCGGCGGGGAGGATGCGCCGGCGCGCAGCCCCGCGTACAGCGTGAGCACCATCGAGCCGCGGGAGGAGCTGCTCTCGCCGGTGCAAGACGCCGATCGCTTTTACAGGGGCATTTTGGAGCCCGACAAACACTCCCCCTCCACGCTGGGTACACCCGGCTCCACCCTCCCCGACTACCCCAAGCTCCCCGCCGCCTACACCTACTCCCCCAACTATGACCTTAGGCGTGCCCACCAGTACTTGCACCCGGGGCCGGGGGACGCCAGGCTCCGGGAGACGGTGCTCTACAGCCCCCCGAGTACTGTCTATGTAGAGCCCAACAGGAACGAGTATCTGGAGCtaaaagcaaaactaaacaCAGAGCCGGACTACCTCGAAGTGCTGGAAAAACAGACCACATTCAGCCAGTTCTGA